In a genomic window of Chroicocephalus ridibundus chromosome 14, bChrRid1.1, whole genome shotgun sequence:
- the C14H17orf58 gene encoding UPF0450 protein C17orf58 homolog isoform X3 translates to MTTKVFWLLCFVIRSSSSSVAGSLPYAEKASQTLSKDAYSSAAAAPGHLKLPAWGTSSARENHTERRFLSPTDLQQPKPPEITSLSSDKKKRTKPSLENSTGLRKHLLQYGGALPLESPTEGPSPASFDFNEANRKHTDRRLAEAANSVSAHFHHTASSYQKMTSLVEAYPFPDSGAVESDDPNTLDHLNRPYKIMPYKHTDPFKKVTKPSWVTNRQSSSLPYHFSTLKKAYAPVLDGDKEKACLTECRKERDEVEAYCASEFAVNGIVYNMERLGNGVHLITLLVNSDGLYKMSHLYITPDGFFFRVHILVVDTLNCSKPCLDFKLGSRYIVMGQIYHKRRQIPANLLQFLRGRLRPGDGLLGSSSSYVKRFNRKRNRQVQAAHTKCS, encoded by the exons ATGACAACCAAAGTGTTCTGGCTCCTCTGCTTTGTCATTAGATCATCTTCCAGCTCAGTGGCCG gATCCCTGCCCTATGCTGAGAAAGCCAGTCAGACTCTCAGCAAAGATGCTTATAGTTCAGCAGCGGCTGCGCCTGGTCACCTCAAACTGCCCGCCTGGGGCACCAGCAGCGCCAGGGAGAATCACACGGAACGCCGGTTTCTGTCTCCCACCGACCTGCAGCAGCCAAAACCTCCCGAAATCACCTCCCTCTCATCAGACAAAAAGAAACGCACCAAGCCTTCTCTAGAAAACAGCACGGGGCTGAGGAAACACCTCTTGCAGTACGGAGGGGCCCTGCCCCTGGAGAGCCCGACTGAGGGGCCTTCTCCCGCCTCCTTTGACTTCAACGAGGCAAACAGAAAGCACACGGACAGACGGCTGGCCGAGGCTGCCAACAGCGTGTCGGCTCACTTCCATCACACAGCATCTTCCTACCAAAAGATGACATCCTTAGTGGAGGCTTATCCTTTTCCAGACTCTGGAGCAGTGGAGTCAGATGATCCTAACACGCTGGATCACTTGAACCGACCATACAAGATAATGCCCTATAAACACACTGATCCCTTCAAGAAGGTCACCAAACCCTCCTGGGTCACCAACCGCCAGTCATCCAGCTTGCCGTACCACTTCAGCACGCTGAAGAAAG CCTATGCGCCTGTTCTAGATGGCGATAAGGAGAAGGCATGTCTGACCGAGTGCAGGAAAGAGAGAGACGAAGTGGAGGCCTACTGCGCGAGTGAATTCG CAGTGAATGGAATTGTTTATAACATGGAGAGACTGGGGAATGGAGTCCACTTGATTACGCTTTTGGTAAACAGCGATGGATTATACAAGATGAGTCACCTGTATATTACTCCTGATGGCTTCTTCTTTCGAGTTCACATTCTAGTTGTGGATACTTTAAACTGCAGTAAACCATGTCTGGACTTTAAACTTG GCAGCAGATACATTGTGATGGGTCAGATCTACCACAAGAGACGACAGATCCCTGCGAACCTGCTGCAGTTCCTGCGCGGGCGCCTGAGGCCAGGGGACGGCTTGcttggaagcagcagcagctacgTCAAGAGATTCAACAGGAAAAGGAATCGCCAAGTGCAAGCGGCTCACACTAAATGTAGCTAA
- the C14H17orf58 gene encoding UPF0450 protein C17orf58 homolog isoform X1: MYVCPSIRPQHNPQRPESVAALTSLLATGSLPYAEKASQTLSKDAYSSAAAAPGHLKLPAWGTSSARENHTERRFLSPTDLQQPKPPEITSLSSDKKKRTKPSLENSTGLRKHLLQYGGALPLESPTEGPSPASFDFNEANRKHTDRRLAEAANSVSAHFHHTASSYQKMTSLVEAYPFPDSGAVESDDPNTLDHLNRPYKIMPYKHTDPFKKVTKPSWVTNRQSSSLPYHFSTLKKAYAPVLDGDKEKACLTECRKERDEVEAYCASEFAVNGIVYNMERLGNGVHLITLLVNSDGLYKMSHLYITPDGFFFRVHILVVDTLNCSKPCLDFKLGSRYIVMGQIYHKRRQIPANLLQFLRGRLRPGDGLLGSSSSYVKRFNRKRNRQVQAAHTKCS; the protein is encoded by the exons gATCCCTGCCCTATGCTGAGAAAGCCAGTCAGACTCTCAGCAAAGATGCTTATAGTTCAGCAGCGGCTGCGCCTGGTCACCTCAAACTGCCCGCCTGGGGCACCAGCAGCGCCAGGGAGAATCACACGGAACGCCGGTTTCTGTCTCCCACCGACCTGCAGCAGCCAAAACCTCCCGAAATCACCTCCCTCTCATCAGACAAAAAGAAACGCACCAAGCCTTCTCTAGAAAACAGCACGGGGCTGAGGAAACACCTCTTGCAGTACGGAGGGGCCCTGCCCCTGGAGAGCCCGACTGAGGGGCCTTCTCCCGCCTCCTTTGACTTCAACGAGGCAAACAGAAAGCACACGGACAGACGGCTGGCCGAGGCTGCCAACAGCGTGTCGGCTCACTTCCATCACACAGCATCTTCCTACCAAAAGATGACATCCTTAGTGGAGGCTTATCCTTTTCCAGACTCTGGAGCAGTGGAGTCAGATGATCCTAACACGCTGGATCACTTGAACCGACCATACAAGATAATGCCCTATAAACACACTGATCCCTTCAAGAAGGTCACCAAACCCTCCTGGGTCACCAACCGCCAGTCATCCAGCTTGCCGTACCACTTCAGCACGCTGAAGAAAG CCTATGCGCCTGTTCTAGATGGCGATAAGGAGAAGGCATGTCTGACCGAGTGCAGGAAAGAGAGAGACGAAGTGGAGGCCTACTGCGCGAGTGAATTCG CAGTGAATGGAATTGTTTATAACATGGAGAGACTGGGGAATGGAGTCCACTTGATTACGCTTTTGGTAAACAGCGATGGATTATACAAGATGAGTCACCTGTATATTACTCCTGATGGCTTCTTCTTTCGAGTTCACATTCTAGTTGTGGATACTTTAAACTGCAGTAAACCATGTCTGGACTTTAAACTTG GCAGCAGATACATTGTGATGGGTCAGATCTACCACAAGAGACGACAGATCCCTGCGAACCTGCTGCAGTTCCTGCGCGGGCGCCTGAGGCCAGGGGACGGCTTGcttggaagcagcagcagctacgTCAAGAGATTCAACAGGAAAAGGAATCGCCAAGTGCAAGCGGCTCACACTAAATGTAGCTAA
- the C14H17orf58 gene encoding UPF0450 protein C17orf58 homolog isoform X4 produces MYVCPSIRPQHNPQRPESVAALTSLLATGSLPYAEKASQTLSKDAYSSAAAAPGHLKLPAWGTSSARENHTERRFLSPTDLQQPKPPEITSLSSDKKKRTKPSLENSTGLRKHLLQYGGALPLESPTEGPSPASFDFNEANRKHTDRRLAEAANSVSAHFHHTASSYQKMTSLVEAYPFPDSGAVESDDPNTLDHLNRPYKIMPYKHTDPFKKVTKPSWVTNRQSSSLPYHFSTLKKAYAPVLDGDKEKACLTECRKERDEVEAYCASEFGSRYIVMGQIYHKRRQIPANLLQFLRGRLRPGDGLLGSSSSYVKRFNRKRNRQVQAAHTKCS; encoded by the exons gATCCCTGCCCTATGCTGAGAAAGCCAGTCAGACTCTCAGCAAAGATGCTTATAGTTCAGCAGCGGCTGCGCCTGGTCACCTCAAACTGCCCGCCTGGGGCACCAGCAGCGCCAGGGAGAATCACACGGAACGCCGGTTTCTGTCTCCCACCGACCTGCAGCAGCCAAAACCTCCCGAAATCACCTCCCTCTCATCAGACAAAAAGAAACGCACCAAGCCTTCTCTAGAAAACAGCACGGGGCTGAGGAAACACCTCTTGCAGTACGGAGGGGCCCTGCCCCTGGAGAGCCCGACTGAGGGGCCTTCTCCCGCCTCCTTTGACTTCAACGAGGCAAACAGAAAGCACACGGACAGACGGCTGGCCGAGGCTGCCAACAGCGTGTCGGCTCACTTCCATCACACAGCATCTTCCTACCAAAAGATGACATCCTTAGTGGAGGCTTATCCTTTTCCAGACTCTGGAGCAGTGGAGTCAGATGATCCTAACACGCTGGATCACTTGAACCGACCATACAAGATAATGCCCTATAAACACACTGATCCCTTCAAGAAGGTCACCAAACCCTCCTGGGTCACCAACCGCCAGTCATCCAGCTTGCCGTACCACTTCAGCACGCTGAAGAAAG CCTATGCGCCTGTTCTAGATGGCGATAAGGAGAAGGCATGTCTGACCGAGTGCAGGAAAGAGAGAGACGAAGTGGAGGCCTACTGCGCGAGTGAATTCG GCAGCAGATACATTGTGATGGGTCAGATCTACCACAAGAGACGACAGATCCCTGCGAACCTGCTGCAGTTCCTGCGCGGGCGCCTGAGGCCAGGGGACGGCTTGcttggaagcagcagcagctacgTCAAGAGATTCAACAGGAAAAGGAATCGCCAAGTGCAAGCGGCTCACACTAAATGTAGCTAA
- the C14H17orf58 gene encoding UPF0450 protein C17orf58 homolog isoform X5 codes for MYVCPSIRPQHNPQRPESVAALTSLLATGSLPYAEKASQTLSKDAYSSAAAAPGHLKLPAWGTSSARENHTERRFLSPTDLQQPKPPEITSLSSDKKKRTKPSLENSTGLRKHLLQYGGALPLESPTEGPSPASFDFNEANRKHTDRRLAEAANSVSAHFHHTASSYQKMTSLVEAYPFPDSGAVESDDPNTLDHLNRPYKIMPYKHTDPFKKVTKPSWVTNRQSSSLPYHFSTLKKDGDKEKACLTECRKERDEVEAYCASEFGSRYIVMGQIYHKRRQIPANLLQFLRGRLRPGDGLLGSSSSYVKRFNRKRNRQVQAAHTKCS; via the exons gATCCCTGCCCTATGCTGAGAAAGCCAGTCAGACTCTCAGCAAAGATGCTTATAGTTCAGCAGCGGCTGCGCCTGGTCACCTCAAACTGCCCGCCTGGGGCACCAGCAGCGCCAGGGAGAATCACACGGAACGCCGGTTTCTGTCTCCCACCGACCTGCAGCAGCCAAAACCTCCCGAAATCACCTCCCTCTCATCAGACAAAAAGAAACGCACCAAGCCTTCTCTAGAAAACAGCACGGGGCTGAGGAAACACCTCTTGCAGTACGGAGGGGCCCTGCCCCTGGAGAGCCCGACTGAGGGGCCTTCTCCCGCCTCCTTTGACTTCAACGAGGCAAACAGAAAGCACACGGACAGACGGCTGGCCGAGGCTGCCAACAGCGTGTCGGCTCACTTCCATCACACAGCATCTTCCTACCAAAAGATGACATCCTTAGTGGAGGCTTATCCTTTTCCAGACTCTGGAGCAGTGGAGTCAGATGATCCTAACACGCTGGATCACTTGAACCGACCATACAAGATAATGCCCTATAAACACACTGATCCCTTCAAGAAGGTCACCAAACCCTCCTGGGTCACCAACCGCCAGTCATCCAGCTTGCCGTACCACTTCAGCACGCTGAAGAAAG ATGGCGATAAGGAGAAGGCATGTCTGACCGAGTGCAGGAAAGAGAGAGACGAAGTGGAGGCCTACTGCGCGAGTGAATTCG GCAGCAGATACATTGTGATGGGTCAGATCTACCACAAGAGACGACAGATCCCTGCGAACCTGCTGCAGTTCCTGCGCGGGCGCCTGAGGCCAGGGGACGGCTTGcttggaagcagcagcagctacgTCAAGAGATTCAACAGGAAAAGGAATCGCCAAGTGCAAGCGGCTCACACTAAATGTAGCTAA
- the C14H17orf58 gene encoding UPF0450 protein C17orf58 homolog isoform X2, with the protein MYVCPSIRPQHNPQRPESVAALTSLLATGSLPYAEKASQTLSKDAYSSAAAAPGHLKLPAWGTSSARENHTERRFLSPTDLQQPKPPEITSLSSDKKKRTKPSLENSTGLRKHLLQYGGALPLESPTEGPSPASFDFNEANRKHTDRRLAEAANSVSAHFHHTASSYQKMTSLVEAYPFPDSGAVESDDPNTLDHLNRPYKIMPYKHTDPFKKVTKPSWVTNRQSSSLPYHFSTLKKDGDKEKACLTECRKERDEVEAYCASEFAVNGIVYNMERLGNGVHLITLLVNSDGLYKMSHLYITPDGFFFRVHILVVDTLNCSKPCLDFKLGSRYIVMGQIYHKRRQIPANLLQFLRGRLRPGDGLLGSSSSYVKRFNRKRNRQVQAAHTKCS; encoded by the exons gATCCCTGCCCTATGCTGAGAAAGCCAGTCAGACTCTCAGCAAAGATGCTTATAGTTCAGCAGCGGCTGCGCCTGGTCACCTCAAACTGCCCGCCTGGGGCACCAGCAGCGCCAGGGAGAATCACACGGAACGCCGGTTTCTGTCTCCCACCGACCTGCAGCAGCCAAAACCTCCCGAAATCACCTCCCTCTCATCAGACAAAAAGAAACGCACCAAGCCTTCTCTAGAAAACAGCACGGGGCTGAGGAAACACCTCTTGCAGTACGGAGGGGCCCTGCCCCTGGAGAGCCCGACTGAGGGGCCTTCTCCCGCCTCCTTTGACTTCAACGAGGCAAACAGAAAGCACACGGACAGACGGCTGGCCGAGGCTGCCAACAGCGTGTCGGCTCACTTCCATCACACAGCATCTTCCTACCAAAAGATGACATCCTTAGTGGAGGCTTATCCTTTTCCAGACTCTGGAGCAGTGGAGTCAGATGATCCTAACACGCTGGATCACTTGAACCGACCATACAAGATAATGCCCTATAAACACACTGATCCCTTCAAGAAGGTCACCAAACCCTCCTGGGTCACCAACCGCCAGTCATCCAGCTTGCCGTACCACTTCAGCACGCTGAAGAAAG ATGGCGATAAGGAGAAGGCATGTCTGACCGAGTGCAGGAAAGAGAGAGACGAAGTGGAGGCCTACTGCGCGAGTGAATTCG CAGTGAATGGAATTGTTTATAACATGGAGAGACTGGGGAATGGAGTCCACTTGATTACGCTTTTGGTAAACAGCGATGGATTATACAAGATGAGTCACCTGTATATTACTCCTGATGGCTTCTTCTTTCGAGTTCACATTCTAGTTGTGGATACTTTAAACTGCAGTAAACCATGTCTGGACTTTAAACTTG GCAGCAGATACATTGTGATGGGTCAGATCTACCACAAGAGACGACAGATCCCTGCGAACCTGCTGCAGTTCCTGCGCGGGCGCCTGAGGCCAGGGGACGGCTTGcttggaagcagcagcagctacgTCAAGAGATTCAACAGGAAAAGGAATCGCCAAGTGCAAGCGGCTCACACTAAATGTAGCTAA
- the C14H17orf58 gene encoding UPF0450 protein C17orf58 homolog isoform X6, with protein sequence MTSLVEAYPFPDSGAVESDDPNTLDHLNRPYKIMPYKHTDPFKKVTKPSWVTNRQSSSLPYHFSTLKKAYAPVLDGDKEKACLTECRKERDEVEAYCASEFAVNGIVYNMERLGNGVHLITLLVNSDGLYKMSHLYITPDGFFFRVHILVVDTLNCSKPCLDFKLGSRYIVMGQIYHKRRQIPANLLQFLRGRLRPGDGLLGSSSSYVKRFNRKRNRQVQAAHTKCS encoded by the exons ATGACATCCTTAGTGGAGGCTTATCCTTTTCCAGACTCTGGAGCAGTGGAGTCAGATGATCCTAACACGCTGGATCACTTGAACCGACCATACAAGATAATGCCCTATAAACACACTGATCCCTTCAAGAAGGTCACCAAACCCTCCTGGGTCACCAACCGCCAGTCATCCAGCTTGCCGTACCACTTCAGCACGCTGAAGAAAG CCTATGCGCCTGTTCTAGATGGCGATAAGGAGAAGGCATGTCTGACCGAGTGCAGGAAAGAGAGAGACGAAGTGGAGGCCTACTGCGCGAGTGAATTCG CAGTGAATGGAATTGTTTATAACATGGAGAGACTGGGGAATGGAGTCCACTTGATTACGCTTTTGGTAAACAGCGATGGATTATACAAGATGAGTCACCTGTATATTACTCCTGATGGCTTCTTCTTTCGAGTTCACATTCTAGTTGTGGATACTTTAAACTGCAGTAAACCATGTCTGGACTTTAAACTTG GCAGCAGATACATTGTGATGGGTCAGATCTACCACAAGAGACGACAGATCCCTGCGAACCTGCTGCAGTTCCTGCGCGGGCGCCTGAGGCCAGGGGACGGCTTGcttggaagcagcagcagctacgTCAAGAGATTCAACAGGAAAAGGAATCGCCAAGTGCAAGCGGCTCACACTAAATGTAGCTAA